The Ketobacter sp. MCCC 1A13808 genomic sequence TTGCCGGGCTAATGCTTCGCTGTCGGTGGATAGGAGTCCGGCAATAAACCCGGTGATGTGGGGTAGGTATTTTGGTTCGTTGCGGCGGGATTTCGGTTTCGGTTTAAGCGTTCGGGGCAGTAGATAAGGGCAATCTGTTTCCAACAGAAGTCGATCGGCGGGAATCATTTTAACCAGCTCCCGCAAATGCATTCCACGTCGCTCGTCGCAAATCCACCCGGTTATGCCAATGTATAAGCCCAGATCCAAGTAGTGTTCCAGTTCCGCCTGCGTTCCGGTGAAACAATGAATCACGCCACCTGCCAGTTGCGACATAACGTTTTTTAGCATGCTGAGTTGATCATCGTGAGCGTCTCGCTCGTGTAAGAACAGTGGCATTTTCAATTCCGCTGCTAATTCCAGCTGGCTCTCAAAGGCCTTGCGCTGCTGTTCCGGAGCGGAAAAATTGCGGTTGTAATCCAGTCCTGTTTCACCGATGGCCACCACTTTGCAATCCGCGGCCAGACTTGTTAGCTGCGCTGCGTGCTGCG encodes the following:
- a CDS encoding TatD family hydrolase, giving the protein MISPLTDIGVNLTDKSFAEDLEQVIESAVASGVTTLLITGTNLLESQQAVQLCRRFPDVTFSTAGVHPHHAKEWTPQHAAQLTSLAADCKVVAIGETGLDYNRNFSAPEQQRKAFESQLELAAELKMPLFLHERDAHDDQLSMLKNVMSQLAGGVIHCFTGTQAELEHYLDLGLYIGITGWICDERRGMHLRELVKMIPADRLLLETDCPYLLPRTLKPKPKSRRNEPKYLPHITGFIAGLLSTDSEALARQTTLNARRLFNFEHR